Genomic window (bacterium):
CGCGCCAGGAGCGCGAGCGCACCCGGGGCAAACCGAACAGCCGCGCCCTGGAGATCAGCCGTCTGATCGGACGGGCCCTTCGCGCGGTGATCGACCTGGAGGCCCTGGGCGAGCGTACCGTGATGCTGGACTGCGACGTGATCGAGGCGGACGGCGGCACGCGCTGCGCCTCAATTAACGGGGCCGCGGTGGCCCTGCACCAGGCCCTGGCCCGTCTGGTGGCCGCCGGTTATCTGACTGTCAACCCGCTGCGCCAGCTTGTGGCCGCGGTGAGCGTGGGCCTTGTCGAGGGTGCTCAATTCCTTGACCTGGACTACAGCCTGGACAGCCGCGCCGGGGTGGACCTCAACGTGGTGCTGAGCGCCGACTGCCGCCTGATCGAAGTGCAGGGCACAGCCGAGCGCGAGCCGTTCAGCCGGGCGGAACTGGACAGCCTGCTCGACCTGGCCACAGTCGGAATCCGCGAGATCAACCGTTTTCAGAACGGAGCGCTGGGGATTGCCGGATAAAGAACTGCTGATCGCCTCGCACAACCGGGGCAAAATCCTGGAGATAGCGCATATCCTGACCGGCCTGCCGGTGCGCGTGGTCCAGGCGCGAGAGCTGGGGCAGGAGGCGCCTGAATTCCCAGAGACAGGTGTGACTTTCCGCGAGAACACCCTGGCCAAGGCGACGGCCTGGTCGACTTTCAGCGGACTGGCCTGCCTGGCGGATGACAGCGGCCTGTGTGTGAGTGCGCTGGAGGGAGCGCCCGGAATATACTCGGCCCGCTATGCCGGCGAGCCGAGCGATGACCGCCGCAACAACGGAAAGCTGCTCGCGGCCCTGCGCGATGTCCCGGACGGCAGCCGTCAGGCACGCTTTGTCTGCTGCCTGGCCCTGGTTGTCCCCGGGGTCCCGCCCAGGACTTTCGAGGCCGAGGTGTGGGGGACGATCCTGCACGAGCCGGTAGGCGAGGGCGGGTTCGGATATGACCCGCTGTTTTTCTATCCGCCGCTGGGCCTCAGTTTTGCCCAACTCGGAC
Coding sequences:
- the rph gene encoding ribonuclease PH, coding for MSERLACGLRPVEFNLDFIPHAEGSCLVTMGRTRVVCTATVETRVPNFLAGQGRGWITAEYGMLPRSTGTRQERERTRGKPNSRALEISRLIGRALRAVIDLEALGERTVMLDCDVIEADGGTRCASINGAAVALHQALARLVAAGYLTVNPLRQLVAAVSVGLVEGAQFLDLDYSLDSRAGVDLNVVLSADCRLIEVQGTAEREPFSRAELDSLLDLATVGIREINRFQNGALGIAG
- the rdgB gene encoding RdgB/HAM1 family non-canonical purine NTP pyrophosphatase, translated to MPDKELLIASHNRGKILEIAHILTGLPVRVVQARELGQEAPEFPETGVTFRENTLAKATAWSTFSGLACLADDSGLCVSALEGAPGIYSARYAGEPSDDRRNNGKLLAALRDVPDGSRQARFVCCLALVVPGVPPRTFEAEVWGTILHEPVGEGGFGYDPLFFYPPLGLSFAQLGPERKNRISHRALALGKLRAWIETHPELC